Within Amycolatopsis sp. cg5, the genomic segment CCTACTGGATTACCGAGCTTTCCATAATCAACTGAGATCTCCTCGCCTGGAAGACCACCTTTTGCAGGACTACTCGTCGCAGCAATAGCGCCAGTGAGAGGGTCATAGCGAGTACTGAAACTGTACGTGCCACCCAGGCCAGTCTCTGCCATCGGGATGGTGACCTTTGAACCTGTTGGACGTCCAGCATCGTCATAGCCCGTCACAGCATTGACATACGATCGACCGTCGACGTACCGAGTGGACCCGGCCGGAAGTCCCGGCCTCACCGAGTCATACGTCCACTGGGCGAGCTTCGTTCCGGATATGGATCCCTCATACATCCCCGTCTTACGGCTCAGATTGTCGTAAGAATAAGCCACGGTCTTCTGTCGCGCGTCAGTCGTTGTGGCGAGCCGACCAATTTCGTCATAGGTGAATGCCGCACGACCGGTGTCCGGATCAATGGACGTAGTTTTGCGGTCGTGCAGGTCGTAGCCAAATGTCCACTTGTTCTTGCCGGTGGCATCGACTATAGACGCGACCTGACCTGATGGCGTGTATGTATAAGCGGTTACATCGGCGTCCGCACCCAGGTCAGTCCGGCCGCGGTCCTTGTACTGCAGCAGCTGAACCTTCTGCCCTAAACCATTACTGACCACCGTGTTGGCGATACCGCCTTCTGGCGGAATCGTCGTGACGCGATCACCGTCGTACTTCGTAGTCGTTCGCCATTGTTCTGTGCCACTTAGCACAAAAGCGGATGAAATACTCCGACCCGCACTGTCATAGTGAACTACAGTTGAACTCGGCACAGCGTTGTGCTGCACCACCAGCAGGGTGTCACTCGAAACCGCGTCGCCGTTCCAGTAGGAATTATGAGTTATCGAGCCGCGCCCATGCGAATCGAAGTAGGTGTCTGTGACCACACGGCCACCCTTGTCATACGGCGTTGGGACCTGAGTCTGGACAGTCCGCCCCAACCCGTCAACAATCGCAAACGTCGCCGCATAAGTCCGATCACTCAACAATGTCTTCGTTGTCAGTGAATTTATGCCTGCACTACTGGTATTGTAGACGTAGCTGACGTCCTGAGGGGCGCCGAGCGCTTTGTTGTGACCAGGTTTCCAAACATCGGTCAGCCTGCCGAGCGCATCATACTTTGCATCAGTTCGTAGGCCACTCTTGTCGATCTCAGCGACAAGAGCGCCCGAAATTGCATCAAAGACCTTGGTAGTAGTGAATATTGTCGAATCGATGTTGCTCACCGGCGGGGTCGTCGTCGCAGTCTCCGTGACTGGGCCACCGGTCGCCGGAGTAAAATTAGTAGTCGACTTCAAGCCACGACTGTCAGTTGTCGAGGTAACCCGCCCATATTCGTCGAACTCAGTTGTACTGGCGGGTGCCTGGAAGGCTTCCACGCCCCCCACCGGCCATTTGTCGAGGGCATCGAGCCTAGTTACATCACCGATCGTCGGAGGTTTGCCGAATGCCTGCTTGTCGAAGTAGGACCGGCCGTCGGAAATGATGTTCGTGGCGCTGGGTGGATTGGACTTGGCGCATGTACCCGCGAACTTCTGCACTCTGTTGGAGAGGTTCAGGATCCAAGCATCGGTGTTGGCCACGTAGTTGGTCGTTGTGCACGTCGCTTGCGACGGATCCTCGATGTCTCCATCGTCTTCCGTCTTGGTGACCAGGCCATAGTCGCCGAAGGTCGTGATCTTACGGGTGGTTCGCCACTTGCTACTGGCCGCAAGCCAGGTTCGTGTTCTAGTGACACCTGTGCCTGAGTAAAACGACTCGACACCGTCCGCGTCGGTGGCGGTCGGTTCCGAATGCCACGGATCGTTCAGCGTGTCGGTGATGACCTTGCCGTCAAGGTAAGCCAGTGTTTCCCGTGCGAAGCCCTGGTGCTGCTTCCCATCGACGATGTCCTCGCCCCAATAGCTGGGCACGGAGACTTCGCGGGAGCCGTCATTGGGCAGCGTATCGCCGTCCATCCCCCGCAGGTACCGCGTCTCGGTGACTACCGGCGGTCCGGACGGATCACTGCCCGCCTGCCCCTTTGTGGTCTTGACGATTCCATACCCTCGCCACTGCGACCAAGTCCGGTACTTGGCCTCGGTGAACGGATTGTCGTCATGGTGCCAAGCAGCACCACCCACATACTCATAGCGAGTCAAGACCGGCTGTGAAAGCGGCGTCTTCCCATCTTCGATGACGGCCCTGACCGGAAACTTGTTGAACCAGTCGAGTACCGGATCCTTGGCGCCACCCGGCGACCAGTAGATGGGGTAGCAAGCCATCGTGTTCGACTCGGGGTTGGCAGGCATGTTCGTACCCGCCACGCACTCAGGCTCCGCATAATCCACCGAGACCACGCCGCCTTGTGAGTTGATCACGGCGTCGATCCTGTTGCGGGTCAGTGCGGTGTACTGACTTTGTGTGTCAACCCGATTGGCTTTCGGCTTCGCATGAAAAGTTGTGGGCGGCAAGATGATCGAGCCACCTGCCTTGCCGGTCTGGGTGATCGAATCGAGCCACAATGCTGTGTCGTCCCCACTACCGGCCTTGGGGAACGCCTGACCGAGCGCCCATTCGTTTACGGTGTTCCAACCATCGCGGCCATCGGTGACCTGCGTTGTGATGGTGGTGTATCGCTTCCGCGAGAAGAAACTGGGCGACCCGATGAGGCACTTCGCGTCCTTTTCGCAGATCTGGTCCGCAGGCACATCCGGCCAGAATTTCGCGTTGTCCTTGTTCAGCTGTCCGGGGTCACAGTTGAATGCATCCGTGGGCAGACAGCGTTCCTCGGTGTCGAAGAGCACCTGCATGGGAGCGTGCGAAAAGACATCGTCAATCCGGGTGTTGAAGCCGTATTCGATCCGGCGCAGGGCACCACCGCGGATGTACTCCGTGCTCGACTTCGCGTCGAGATTCCGAGCGTAGTAGTTCGTTTCGGGTTCGTAGTAGTAGGTAAGTGCGTTACCGTGGGTATCGACCACGTAGTCGAGGTTCCAGCGCCACGCTTGCTGGCACCACGAGTCCGCGTACGCGGTCTTGTTGCACGGCTCCCCGCTGTTGTTGCCGAACACCGGCTCGGTCCAGGTCGAGCGGGTTTCGTTGTTACCCTCCGCCCAGCCAGGCAAGTGGTTAAGCCCGAAGAAATACTGGGTCCCGTCGGTCGTGGTGACCTTCCAGTACTCTCCATCCTTCGCCCCGTTGGCGGCACCGGTCAGCCTCTCGACCTTCGAGCCGTCGTCACCTTTGGGATGCCAGCTGCCGCCCTCTTTGTTGTCGTCCTTGTCCTTGACCAGCGGTCCGTTCGAGCCGCTGAAGGAAATGGTCGCGTTGTCACTGAACCAGCACAGGTCGCCTTTCGCGAGCTGACCATTGTTGCCGCCGAGGTCTTGGCTGCACGCCTTATACGTCCGCTCGATATAACCACCACCCGTGAGACTCCAGCCGTCACCGATGCCAGATGCCTGATTATTCGTGGCGGAGGTTAGGCCGTCTACCGCACCGGAGGCGTAATTCAGCGCGACTGTTGGAGCTTTGCCGCCCAGTCCTGAGGGAACCCCGATCGGGTAGCTGTAGGTGAAATCACCACCCGAACCGCCGGAACTCCAAGTTCCCGCAGGCTTCAAGTCCGTCGCTCTGAAGTCTCCGCCACCACCCGTGGCATCGCCCTCGGCAGCGATGAGCATTGGCGACGAAGCGGACCGGGAATTGGCTGCCGGCTGGGGGAACGCCAGCTCACCGAGCAAGTGACGGGTGTTGGCGTTGTTGGTGAAGTCGACAGGTGTCGAAGTACGGCATTCCGGCTTGTCCGGGCTTGTCACCAAGCATGCCGGGTACTGCACGAACCGAAGCCGCTGTCCAAAAGTGCCGCCGAAGGCGCTAGCGAAGCCTCGGTAGTCCAGATCGACCGAGATCGGTCCGCCGGTGTCACCGTTCACCGGGGTGATCTGTAGGAGCGTGCCGCGTACCCCTACCTTTTCCGCCACGCTGTGATCGATCGTCTCGACCTTGATGCGCCCGGCTCCGTGCTGAGTAGGACTGACCTTGGAGGTCTTCGCATCACTGCCGTGACCACGAGTCACGGAGACGGGTAGTTTCGGCTCAGGAGCCGCAGCGGCGACCTTGCCTCCGGCCGCGACGGGTTGCAGATCCACTTCGGCGCTGGCAGGTGCTGGCCACTGAACGACCGGTGTCGGCGCAGCGGCAGGCTTGCCGACAAGCGCCTTCGACGCGACAGCCGAGACGCCAGGCACCGACTTGGACTCTTGAAGCGCGGGCAAGTCCCAGCCGAGACCATGCCAGCCGCGAGCCTGAGTCGGCATAGCCACTGCTTGTTGCGCAGACCCAAGCAGCATCAACGCAGCCGATGCTGCTACTACCTTTACCCACCGACTAGGTCGGAGATACACACGCCGCGCACCCATCAAACCCCACCCTTGCGCTTAGAAGCAGTACACATCGAAAGAACTAGTGCCGGACGTCGTACAGTGCGCCGGGGTCGTCAGCCCGCTTGTCGCCGAAGAGATCGATCGTCCGGCGGACGCCCGCGTAGACGCGGACGCCCGCGGCATCGCCGTACCACTGGTCGGACCGGTTGCCGCCCCAGGTTCCGCGGCCGATGAAGACGCTGTTCGCGTTGTTGCGGCCGATCGCCGTGGCGTCGGCGGTGTGGATGCGGAGGTTCTGTGCGACTCCGTTGACGAACAACGTGACCGTCGCAGTCCCGGCATCGTACGTTGCCGCGAGGTGCGTCCAGGTGTTGTTCGTGACGTCGGCGTCGCTGTAGATGAACCAGTCGCCGTCCGAGCCGGTGGACGACATCAGCACGCTCCACTTGCCGTGCTTGTTGCCGTCCTCGTCGACCCACGGGCGGTAGCCGATCAGGAACGGGGACGCGTTCTGGTCGTCGACGCTGAATACCGCGCGAGCGGCTGGGTCGACTTCACCTTCGGCTGTCACGTCGGCCGGAGTCCAGGCGTGGTTTACCCAGGCTTCCACTGTGAACGACTTGTCCGTGCGGAAGTTCGCGGGTCGCACCTCGGAAACCTGACCTGACCACGACTTGTCGAAGCGGGCCGCGCAGCCGATCGGCTTGCCTGCGCCGTCGACCTCGGTGACCTGGGAAACGCCGCCGGCGGCGACGCCGGACGTCTGGCTGACGGAGTCGTAGTAGGCGATGCCGTTGATCGCGGCGATCTGGTCGTCCGTCAACGCTCGCTGCCAAGCTTGGACCTGGTCGATCGTGCCCTTGAAGAACACCTGGTTGCCGAGCATCGACCCGACCGTGAGACCACCGGTCGCGTACCAAGCCGAGGTGACCGGCACCCTGGACTCGAGTTTGCCGTTCACGTACAGCTTCGCCTGCATGCTGGGCTGGTCGAAAACCGCGGTGAGCTGGGTCCAGACGCCGGCTTGCGGAATTGTTTTGCTGGCCGCCCATCGGTAGTCCGCAGGGTTCTGGTCCGCTGCGGACATGCCGAAGATCCATCGGTTGCCATCCGGGGAGTACCTGAGCTGGAAGGCACCTTCGTGGGCGCCGCCCTGTGCCAGGACTCCGTAGTAGCCGTTGAGGTCGTCAGGTTTCACCCAAGCGGACACGGTGAACGAGTTCGAGGTGTCGACGACCGGATCCACGGTCTTTCCCGAGCCGGTGGAGCCGTCGAAGTGCACTGCTCCTCCGGCGTGACCGGGCGCCCACGCCGCACCACCGGTAAAAGTGAAGTTGTTCGCGGAGTCGCTGAAGTCCTTGCCGGTTACCCCGGTGGCTTCGTCGAGGGCCCAGTTTCCCTGGAGACCGGATGCCTTGGAGTTGGTCGAGGTCAACGCCGCCGTGCAACCACCTGCGAGACCATAGGTCGACAGGAGGACCGAGCTGTTCGCGAGGTTGTGGACCTCCTCCGACGAGAGGACACGCTGCCAGGCTTGGGCGTCATCCAGCTGGCCGCGGAAGATGTCGGCGCGGCTGCCGTTCCACTTGGCCGCACCGATGACGAACGGTCCGGTCGAGGCCCAGCCAGTCGCGAGCGCGGTCTTTTGCTTCACTCCGTTGACGTACAGCGTGAGCGTGCGGCTCACGCTGTCGTACGTGCCGACGAGATGTGTCCACACGCCCACCTGAGGCGGTGAGAAGGACTCGGCCCTGATGATGGTGGCGTTGGCGGTGTCGGAACCGAGCATGGTCAGCGACCATGCGTTGGCGTCTTTGGAATACTTGAGCGACGCCGCGCTTCCCTTCACGCCGTCCTGCGAAATGAGGGTGTGCGAGTTGTTGAGGTCGGCGATCTTGGCCCACCCGGCCAGGGTGAACGACTTCGTAGTGTCGAGCAGCCCACTGGTCGTGGTGCCGTAACCGGTACCGTCGGTTGAGAACGCCCCCTTCGTGTCGGCGCTGTATCCGGCGACGTCGGGGTGGGTCCACGAATTGCCGTGGTTGTAACCCGCGACCCACGACACCTGCCCGTTGGCGGCCAACGGATGCGGTGCCAACGCCGAGTTCTCAGGAGTGCTGTTCGCCGTGTCGGCGAAGCCGT encodes:
- a CDS encoding RHS repeat-associated core domain-containing protein, which gives rise to MPTQARGWHGLGWDLPALQESKSVPGVSAVASKALVGKPAAAPTPVVQWPAPASAEVDLQPVAAGGKVAAAAPEPKLPVSVTRGHGSDAKTSKVSPTQHGAGRIKVETIDHSVAEKVGVRGTLLQITPVNGDTGGPISVDLDYRGFASAFGGTFGQRLRFVQYPACLVTSPDKPECRTSTPVDFTNNANTRHLLGELAFPQPAANSRSASSPMLIAAEGDATGGGGDFRATDLKPAGTWSSGGSGGDFTYSYPIGVPSGLGGKAPTVALNYASGAVDGLTSATNNQASGIGDGWSLTGGGYIERTYKACSQDLGGNNGQLAKGDLCWFSDNATISFSGSNGPLVKDKDDNKEGGSWHPKGDDGSKVERLTGAANGAKDGEYWKVTTTDGTQYFFGLNHLPGWAEGNNETRSTWTEPVFGNNSGEPCNKTAYADSWCQQAWRWNLDYVVDTHGNALTYYYEPETNYYARNLDAKSSTEYIRGGALRRIEYGFNTRIDDVFSHAPMQVLFDTEERCLPTDAFNCDPGQLNKDNAKFWPDVPADQICEKDAKCLIGSPSFFSRKRYTTITTQVTDGRDGWNTVNEWALGQAFPKAGSGDDTALWLDSITQTGKAGGSIILPPTTFHAKPKANRVDTQSQYTALTRNRIDAVINSQGGVVSVDYAEPECVAGTNMPANPESNTMACYPIYWSPGGAKDPVLDWFNKFPVRAVIEDGKTPLSQPVLTRYEYVGGAAWHHDDNPFTEAKYRTWSQWRGYGIVKTTKGQAGSDPSGPPVVTETRYLRGMDGDTLPNDGSREVSVPSYWGEDIVDGKQHQGFARETLAYLDGKVITDTLNDPWHSEPTATDADGVESFYSGTGVTRTRTWLAASSKWRTTRKITTFGDYGLVTKTEDDGDIEDPSQATCTTTNYVANTDAWILNLSNRVQKFAGTCAKSNPPSATNIISDGRSYFDKQAFGKPPTIGDVTRLDALDKWPVGGVEAFQAPASTTEFDEYGRVTSTTDSRGLKSTTNFTPATGGPVTETATTTPPVSNIDSTIFTTTKVFDAISGALVAEIDKSGLRTDAKYDALGRLTDVWKPGHNKALGAPQDVSYVYNTSSAGINSLTTKTLLSDRTYAATFAIVDGLGRTVQTQVPTPYDKGGRVVTDTYFDSHGRGSITHNSYWNGDAVSSDTLLVVQHNAVPSSTVVHYDSAGRSISSAFVLSGTEQWRTTTKYDGDRVTTIPPEGGIANTVVSNGLGQKVQLLQYKDRGRTDLGADADVTAYTYTPSGQVASIVDATGKNKWTFGYDLHDRKTTSIDPDTGRAAFTYDEIGRLATTTDARQKTVAYSYDNLSRKTGMYEGSISGTKLAQWTYDSVRPGLPAGSTRYVDGRSYVNAVTGYDDAGRPTGSKVTIPMAETGLGGTYSFSTRYDPLTGAIAATSSPAKGGLPGEEISVDYGKLGNPVGLHSASDSGNTNFVSLTKYNAFGQVLRTNFQDPENPKQISVTNTYEDGTNRLHSTLAQRATASNFEVANRTLTYDQAGEIAKLADMPQGATADTQCYRHDYVQRLTDAWTPESGDCTAAPKSNELGGAAPYWTSWIFDVTGNRRAQIQHGKDGDTTSTSIYPEFGQALPHAVRSVTTTGPGGTRVADYSYDEAGNTKTKGLAGSNQTFLYDAEGRASTVKDVDEKTSTYVYDPDGKRMIARDATGVTLFVGDLELFVAAGATRAVGTRFYGYNGQSIAERNAARGLCWTLSDHQGTTYATVDAADLGVKKRWQDPFGVPRGSVSPAWPDKHGYLGGYQNPVGLTHLGARDYDPLMGRFISVDPQLDTNDPQSMNGYSYSGNSPISFSDPSGLGMGGGCGPDGILCGSPIAMADPQYNENRAWWSSRKGINGFTGNSGSRGSSCNSACSRSKFVASHTPVTMDKVQLLDWFNFFMQTSAGAGRDHYWLAEVGELGRHSTVCFGRIACQKAYWYLLEHDDDVAGAKQLAGLYCVDNFAECTRDAEQSGFLNATIDVASALALVAIGVGGWKVKGGAPAEGLGGRAAAAAGAGVTGSEMVQIFRNIDAREFNSIADSGKFVIGAGQMEGKWFATTGAHADTWGKLLNKGQGITIETRIPRELAEQLHFESSKLDGVGPGFYANSGQLEAINKSMDGIRVWP